Part of the Desulfofundulus luciae genome, TATGAAAGTCAGTAGGAGGCAAGAACATTGGCCAGAAAAAAGAAAAGAAGGTTGAATGTCTTTCGCCTGTTCATTTCTTTATTCCTGTTGCTCATGATTGCCAGCGGCGGGGCGGCGCTTGGGCTGATTGCCGTTAGCATCAGGGACCTGCCCGCCTGGAGTGAAGAAAAATTGCTCTCCAGTGCATCCACTTCCCTTTATGATCAAAATAATGAGCTGATCACCAGGGTAGGCGAGGAAAACCGCGTACCGGTAGACCTTAAGGACATACCCAAACATGTCCAGGAGGCCTTCCTGGCCATTGAGGACGTGCGCTTTTACCAGCATCATGGCGTGGACCTGCGGGGGATCGCGCGGGCGGCCTGGACGGATATTACCGGCGGCCGCATCCAGGAAGGCGGTAGCACCATTACCCAGCAACTGGTCAAGCTGTCTTTCTTGAGCCACGAACGGACTTTTAAAAGAAAGATTCAGCAGGTTATCCTGGCCGTCATGGTGGAAAGGCGCTACACCAAAGACGAAATCCTGGAGATGTACTTAAACAAGGTGTATTTTGGCGAGGGAGCCTATGGCATTCAGTCTGCCGCCGAGACATACTTCAATAAACCGGCCAGGGAGCTTACCTTATCAGAGGGCGCTCTTTTAGCGGGTTTGGTCCAGGCACCCAGCGCCTACAGCCCTTTCCGCAACCCCGAAGGGGCCATCAGGCGGCGCAACCTGGTTCTGGACAACATGGCCCGCTACGGGTTTATTACTGCCGAAGAGGCGGCCCAGGCCAGGGCCATTCAACTGGATGATATGCTCAAGCCGGGAAAAGGGCAGCAGTACCCCTATCCCTATTTTGTGGACTATGTAACGGAACAACTGGTGAATAAATATGGGACAGAACAGGTTTTTAAGGGAGGCCTGCGGGTATACACCACACTGGACCCGGTAATACAAGAGGCTGCGGAGAAGGCCATGTCCGACCCACGGAATTTTCCGGCCTCGGTACGGGATAACCAGGGTATTCTTCAACCCGAAGGGGCTGTAGTGGTACTCGATCCCCATACGGGGTACATAAAAGCCATTGTAGGCGGCCGGGAGCACACCCACCGGCTGCAATGGAACCGGGCAACCATGGCCCCGGGGAGGCAACCAGGCTCCACTTTCAAACCAATCATTGCCTATGGCCCGGCTATTGAATACAAGGGGATGGCCCCAGCCTCGGTAATTGACGACATCCCGGTAAAATACGGCAACTATACCCCCCGGAATTACGACGGGCGTTACCGGGGCCTGGTTACCATGCGCACCGCTATAGCCAAGTCCATTAATGTGGTGGCCGTCAGGGTGCTCATGGAACACGTGGGAATTGCCAATGCCCTTAAGTTTGCCCGGGGGCTGGGCATCAACCTCAACCCCAACACCCACGGCCCCAGCATGGCCCTGGGAGGCCTGCACGAGGGCGTCACCCCTTTGCAGATGGCCGCCGCTTACGGTGCTTTTGCCAACCAGGGCATATACTTGGAGCCCACGGCCATCACCCGGGTGGAAGATGCCAGCGGCCACGTTATTTATGAATACCAACCAAAACCTGTCCAGGCTATGAAGGCAACCACCGCATACCTTATTACAGACATGCTCAAAACCGTTATAGAAAGCGGCACCGGCACTAACGCCAGAATAGGTCGTCCTGCGGCGGGCAAAACGGGCACCTCGGACCAGGGTAAGGATCTGTGGTTTGCCGGATACACCCCGGAGCTGGTAGGGGTGGTGTGGATCGGCTACGACAAGCCCAGGGCCATGCCCCACGAATTCGGCGGGCGCTACCCGGCCCTTATCTGGCGTCAAATCATGACCCAGGCTCTTAAAAACACACCGGTACGGGACTTCCCCAGGCCCGGGGGGATCGTCAGCGCCACGGTGGACAGCAAATCGGGGCTGCTGCCGGGTCCCAATACGCCTCCTTCCGACCTGGTTTCCGATCTTTTTGCCCAGGGAGCCGTACCCACCCGGGTTGATGATACCCATGTGCTGGTAGAAGTATGTGCCACTACCGGTCAGCTCCCCAACCAGTATTGTCCGGACCGGATCACTAAAGTGATGATCAAACTGCCCTATAACGTACCCAGCTTTGTCGAGGACTATGCCCAGCGGGTACCCACGACGGTCTGCACGTTACACACAGCCGAAGAGCCGGCACCACCTCCGGAGAGCCCGGGTCAACCAGACCAGCCGGGCCAGCCCGGACAACCCGGGGAGGTAATTCCGGCTCCGCCCGGCCAGCCCAATCCGCCGGGCCAGTCCGACACGGGGCTAAACCAGCTTCCGGAACCACAGGGACAAAGGAGAAACGGCCAGGGACCGATAAGGGTGCTGCGGGAAGAAATTAACCCCGGCCTGGATTGGTTCCGCAATAAAAAGTGGGCCGAATAAGAGAACAAAAAGTCAAGGGGCCGTTGCTGCCGGATAGCAGCCGGCCCCTTACCCTTTATCAAACCAGCTCCACAACGGTAACCCCCGTACCCCCTTCACCATGCTCGCCCAACCGGAAGGATTTTACGCGCCGGTCCGTTTTCAACTGCTGCTGGATGGCCGCCCGCAGGGCTCCGGTACCTTTGCCGTGAACCAGGTAGACCCGGGATAACCCGGCTAAAGTGGCATCGTCCAGGTACTTCTCCACCTCCTGCAGGGCTTCTTCTGCCCGCAGGCCCCGCAGGTCGAGCCTGGTGGAAATGGAGCGGGTTTTATCCTGTACCAGTGAAGCCACCCGCACCTCCCCCCGGGAAGTCTCATCTTCTGCTGGCAAGCGCAGTTCCGCAAGGGGTACATTGATTTTGATCATACCTACCTGTACCTGTACTTCCCCTGCCTCCGGCAGGGCCACCACAGTACCCCGCTGGTTAAACCGGGGCAAAAAGACTGTTTGACCTACGCTCACCGATTCGGGAATCACACCCGGGTCCGGTCTAGAAACTGTAGTCCGGGGTTGTAGGCGCTCCTGCATTCCCGCCAGCTTCTCCCTGGCCTCCCTGATGGCCTCCTCCCGTACCCTGGCCGCTTCATCGGCCAGCCGCGCTCGCAGTTCCTTTATGGCCTCTTCCGACTCCTGCCTGGCCCGTTTAACGAGCTGCCGGGCCTCTTCCCGGGCCCGGGACAGAATGCTTTCCCGCCGCGCAGCCAGCTCATCCCTTAAGGCCCGGTACCGTTCTTTCAATTCTTCAGCCTCCTGCCGCATGTGCCGGGCCTCCTCCAGCTCCCGTTCCGCCTGCTGGCGGGCCCGTTCCAGCTGTTGCATGAGGTCGGCCACCTGTACTTGTTCTGCGGTCATGAAGCTCCTGGCCCGCTCCACCAGGTCCGGGGCCAGACCCAGCCTGAGAGCTATCTCAAAGGCATTGCTCGAACCGGGCTTGCCAATCAACAGCCGGTAGGTGGGCTTCAAAGTGACGGCATCAAATTCCACACTGGCATTTTCCACCCGTTCCCGGGCACAGGCAAAGTTCTTTAATTCGCTGTAATGGGTGGTGGCCACGGTTTTGGCGCCCGTTTCGTGCAGCCTTTCCAGGATGGCCTGGGCCAGGGCCGCTCCTTCGACCGGATCGGTACCGGCGCCCAGTTCATCCAGGAGAACCAGGCTGCCCTGGCCGGCCTGGTTTAAAATTTGTACAATGTTGGTGAGATGAGAAGAAAAGGTGCTCAGCGATTGTTCAATGCTCTGTTCGTCCCCGATGTCCGCAAAGACTTCATCAAAAATGCCCAATTCACTACCCTCGCCGGCGGGGATGTGCAAGCCCGACTGGGCCATCAGGGCAAGCAGGCCAACCGTTTTTAAAGTCACGGTCTTTCCACCGGTGTTGGGGCCGGTGATAACCAGGGTATCAAACTGGTAACCCAAATGAATGGATATGGGAACCACGTTGCCGGAGAGCAACGGGTGCCGGGCCTGCCTTAAATTTAGCCTGGGCGCCGGGAGCAACCGGGGCCCTACAGCATCCAGATGCTCGCTGTAACGGGCCCGGGCCATGATAAAGTCCATCTGACCCAGGGCCTCCAGGGACAGGGCCAGCTCCTCACCCCTTGC contains:
- a CDS encoding transglycosylase domain-containing protein, which codes for MARKKKRRLNVFRLFISLFLLLMIASGGAALGLIAVSIRDLPAWSEEKLLSSASTSLYDQNNELITRVGEENRVPVDLKDIPKHVQEAFLAIEDVRFYQHHGVDLRGIARAAWTDITGGRIQEGGSTITQQLVKLSFLSHERTFKRKIQQVILAVMVERRYTKDEILEMYLNKVYFGEGAYGIQSAAETYFNKPARELTLSEGALLAGLVQAPSAYSPFRNPEGAIRRRNLVLDNMARYGFITAEEAAQARAIQLDDMLKPGKGQQYPYPYFVDYVTEQLVNKYGTEQVFKGGLRVYTTLDPVIQEAAEKAMSDPRNFPASVRDNQGILQPEGAVVVLDPHTGYIKAIVGGREHTHRLQWNRATMAPGRQPGSTFKPIIAYGPAIEYKGMAPASVIDDIPVKYGNYTPRNYDGRYRGLVTMRTAIAKSINVVAVRVLMEHVGIANALKFARGLGINLNPNTHGPSMALGGLHEGVTPLQMAAAYGAFANQGIYLEPTAITRVEDASGHVIYEYQPKPVQAMKATTAYLITDMLKTVIESGTGTNARIGRPAAGKTGTSDQGKDLWFAGYTPELVGVVWIGYDKPRAMPHEFGGRYPALIWRQIMTQALKNTPVRDFPRPGGIVSATVDSKSGLLPGPNTPPSDLVSDLFAQGAVPTRVDDTHVLVEVCATTGQLPNQYCPDRITKVMIKLPYNVPSFVEDYAQRVPTTVCTLHTAEEPAPPPESPGQPDQPGQPGQPGEVIPAPPGQPNPPGQSDTGLNQLPEPQGQRRNGQGPIRVLREEINPGLDWFRNKKWAE
- a CDS encoding endonuclease MutS2, giving the protein MDERTLKRLEYDKVLEHLARYTISPLGRERVFSLRPVTDRQAIHTMLAQTTQARELLRLEPGTELGGWHDIRQYLQRVVRGAVLEPQELFEIGQTLGACRRIRRFFADRPGRYPLLEEIALNIGNFSELEKKIGRAILPGGEIADDASATLSTIRRRLQRAQQQVKEQLENIVRSPAYQKYLQDPIVTIREGRYVVPVKQEYRAQVPGIVHDQSASGATLFIEPMAVVESNNEVRRLQVAEKQEIARILGELSGAVAARGEELALSLEALGQMDFIMARARYSEHLDAVGPRLLPAPRLNLRQARHPLLSGNVVPISIHLGYQFDTLVITGPNTGGKTVTLKTVGLLALMAQSGLHIPAGEGSELGIFDEVFADIGDEQSIEQSLSTFSSHLTNIVQILNQAGQGSLVLLDELGAGTDPVEGAALAQAILERLHETGAKTVATTHYSELKNFACARERVENASVEFDAVTLKPTYRLLIGKPGSSNAFEIALRLGLAPDLVERARSFMTAEQVQVADLMQQLERARQQAERELEEARHMRQEAEELKERYRALRDELAARRESILSRAREEARQLVKRARQESEEAIKELRARLADEAARVREEAIREAREKLAGMQERLQPRTTVSRPDPGVIPESVSVGQTVFLPRFNQRGTVVALPEAGEVQVQVGMIKINVPLAELRLPAEDETSRGEVRVASLVQDKTRSISTRLDLRGLRAEEALQEVEKYLDDATLAGLSRVYLVHGKGTGALRAAIQQQLKTDRRVKSFRLGEHGEGGTGVTVVELV